Genomic window (Plectropomus leopardus isolate mb unplaced genomic scaffold, YSFRI_Pleo_2.0 unplaced_scaffold91356, whole genome shotgun sequence):
TGTCCGCTGTAATGTCCAATAACGtggattttttgtgtctttgttgcagCGATAAACCGCGTGCAGCTGTTGGGTCGAGTGGGTCAGGACCCGGTGATGAGACAGGTGGAGGGCCGCAACCCCGTCACCATCTTCTCCATAGCAACCAATGAGATGTGGCGATCTGGAGACGGAGAGACGAGCTCGCCGGGTACAGTGTCCGAAGGTCACAGTTAGTTCAGTCtggaaaatcctggaaaagtcaggGTCAAGGACAGTCGGAGACTTTAAAATTCAACGATAATTT
Coding sequences:
- the ssbp1 gene encoding single-stranded DNA-binding protein, mitochondrial, whose protein sequence is VAAINRVQLLGRVGQDPVMRQVEGRNPVTIFSIATNEMWRSGDGETSSPGDISQKTTWHRISVFKPGLRDVAYQYVKK